The proteins below come from a single Xenopus tropicalis strain Nigerian chromosome 9, UCB_Xtro_10.0, whole genome shotgun sequence genomic window:
- the arl5a gene encoding ADP-ribosylation factor-like protein 5A, with protein sequence MGILFAKIWRLFSHQEHKVIIVGLDNAGKTTILYQFSMNEVVHTSPTIGSNVEEIVVNNTRFLMWDIGGQESLRSSWNTYYTNTEFVIIVVDSTDRERIAVTREELYKMLSHEDLKKAGLLVFANKQDVKECMTVAEISQYLKLTSVKDHPWHIQACCALTGEGLCQGLEWMMSRLKVR encoded by the exons ATGGGGATCCTGTTCGCCAAGATATGGAGGCTCTTTAGCCACCAGG AACACAAAGTAATTATTGTGGGACTGGATAATGCCGGAAAAACCACTATACTGTATCAGTT CTCTATGAACGAGGTTGTGCACACGTCACCTACAATAGGAAGCAACGTGGAAGAAATAGTCGTTAATAACACACGGTTTCTAATGTGGGATATCGGAGGTCAAGAATCGCTCCGTTCTTCTTGGAATACCTATTACACAAACACAGAG TTTGTGATCATTGTTGTGGacagcacagacagagagaggatTGCTGTAACCAGAGAAGAATTGTATAAAATGTTATCCCATGAG GACCTGAAGAAAGCAGGGCTGCTGGTTTTTGCTAACAAGCAAGATGTTAAGGAGTGTATGACGGTAGCTGAAATCTCACAATACTTGAAACTGACTTCTGTTAAGGACCATCCCTGGCATATACAAGCGTGCTGTGCTTTAACAGGGGAAGG GCTGTGTCAAGGACTTGAATGGATGATGTCCAGGCTTAAAGTCAGATGA